In Tenacibaculum pacificus, a single window of DNA contains:
- a CDS encoding Crp/Fnr family transcriptional regulator, with the protein MIKEKTLKEYGCEIVHFSKGEYLFEKGNSPKYYYQIISGGVKMNYYNESGNEFIQGIFGKNRSFGEPPLLIDTNYPANAIALNSLKVYRLKKEIFKELLLNNNEVHYAFTKMISKRLYFKATIANGITSNSAEEAILTLLNYLKNDIHENNLPFNLKIDFTRKNIAGLLGLSIEATIRTIKKMEAKKLVKIINKKIYY; encoded by the coding sequence ATGATAAAAGAAAAAACATTAAAAGAATATGGTTGTGAAATCGTTCATTTTTCAAAAGGAGAGTATCTTTTTGAAAAAGGAAATAGTCCTAAATACTACTATCAAATTATAAGTGGTGGTGTAAAAATGAATTATTATAATGAAAGTGGTAATGAATTTATTCAAGGTATTTTTGGTAAAAACAGAAGTTTTGGTGAACCACCTTTGTTAATTGATACAAATTATCCTGCAAACGCAATAGCTTTAAACTCATTAAAGGTTTATCGTTTAAAAAAAGAAATTTTTAAAGAGCTATTATTAAATAATAATGAAGTGCATTATGCTTTTACAAAAATGATTTCTAAAAGACTTTATTTTAAAGCAACTATAGCAAATGGTATTACATCTAATTCTGCGGAAGAAGCTATTTTAACTCTTTTAAATTACTTAAAAAATGATATTCACGAAAACAACCTACCTTTTAATTTAAAAATAGATTTTACAAGAAAAAACATCGCCGGTTTACTAGGCTTAAGTATTGAAGCTACAATTAGAACCATCAAAAAAATGGAAGCTAAAAAATTAGTAAAAATCATTAACAAAAAAATATATTATTAA
- a CDS encoding globin domain-containing protein, translating to MASKKTIEIVKSTAPVLEQHGEAITKVFYKLLFENHPELKDTFNVTNQKKEINKKH from the coding sequence ATGGCAAGTAAAAAAACAATTGAAATCGTAAAATCAACAGCACCAGTTTTAGAACAACACGGAGAAGCTATTACGAAAGTTTTTTATAAGTTACTTTTTGAAAATCATCCAGAGTTAAAAGATACTTTTAACGTGACGAATCAAAAAAAGGAAATCAACAAAAAGCATTAG
- a CDS encoding DUF389 domain-containing protein, with amino-acid sequence MEEKINKDKNVAESKQAVHEDAKGLWESFKKFLVELLDFRDDTDQEATIEAIKVDIPFKGATAWILICSIFVASIGLNANSTAVVIGAMLISPLMGPILGIGMSLAINDIDTLKKSMVNLATMIVLSLLTAFLFFFLFPLKEETSELLGRVKPDIRDVLIAFFGGLALIIARTKKGTIASVIFGVAIATALMPPLCTAGYGLAIGNFDYFFGAMYLFTINTIFIALATFVVLKLLGFTMIRYVNSEKRKRIAQIASFVAFLVMVPAIFTFVSVYKESVVKANYDKFLKDEVFANKDLWLQRENIDKKSKKISLFFNGDVTDATETFLRNELKTYPKLDVYELVVNENKARSVDRVVDAYDRAIVDLDEKDNIIKGLQREIQDLQKTISTLNNSIEQEALNRDKNTVPFSKIAKEAKIRFNDIKAISFSKRLSSKDFIKIDTIPELSVKWSSKISDSIIKVKEKELKNWLQKELKIEINLVK; translated from the coding sequence ATGGAAGAAAAGATAAATAAAGATAAAAATGTAGCGGAGTCTAAACAGGCTGTTCATGAGGATGCAAAAGGTTTATGGGAAAGTTTTAAAAAGTTTTTGGTAGAGCTGTTAGATTTTCGTGATGATACGGATCAAGAAGCAACTATTGAAGCGATAAAAGTAGATATTCCTTTTAAAGGTGCTACAGCTTGGATTTTAATTTGTTCAATATTCGTTGCATCTATTGGTTTAAATGCAAATTCAACAGCTGTTGTTATTGGAGCGATGTTAATATCTCCATTAATGGGACCTATTTTAGGAATAGGAATGTCGTTGGCTATTAATGATATTGACACCTTAAAAAAATCAATGGTAAATTTAGCAACCATGATTGTTTTAAGTTTATTAACAGCATTTTTGTTTTTCTTTTTGTTTCCTTTAAAAGAAGAAACATCAGAATTATTAGGTAGAGTAAAACCTGATATTAGAGATGTATTAATTGCTTTTTTTGGTGGTTTAGCTTTAATTATAGCACGTACAAAAAAAGGAACAATAGCATCGGTAATTTTTGGAGTTGCAATTGCTACGGCATTAATGCCACCTTTATGTACAGCTGGGTATGGTTTGGCTATTGGTAATTTTGATTACTTTTTTGGCGCAATGTATCTGTTTACTATTAATACTATTTTTATCGCATTAGCTACTTTTGTAGTATTGAAATTATTAGGATTTACAATGATTCGTTATGTGAATTCTGAAAAAAGAAAAAGAATAGCACAAATTGCTTCTTTTGTTGCTTTTTTAGTAATGGTTCCTGCAATATTTACTTTTGTTAGTGTTTATAAAGAGAGTGTTGTTAAAGCTAATTATGATAAATTTTTAAAAGATGAAGTATTTGCTAATAAAGATTTATGGTTACAGCGAGAAAATATAGATAAGAAAAGTAAAAAAATCAGCTTGTTTTTTAATGGTGATGTAACAGATGCTACAGAAACTTTTTTAAGAAATGAATTAAAAACATATCCTAAATTAGATGTTTACGAGTTAGTTGTAAATGAAAATAAAGCACGTAGTGTAGATAGAGTAGTTGATGCTTATGATAGAGCAATTGTTGATTTAGATGAAAAAGATAATATTATTAAAGGATTACAAAGAGAAATACAAGACTTACAAAAAACTATTTCAACATTAAATAATAGTATAGAACAAGAGGCTTTAAATAGAGATAAAAATACTGTACCATTTAGTAAAATAGCAAAAGAAGCTAAAATTAGGTTTAATGATATTAAAGCTATTAGTTTTTCTAAAAGATTATCTTCAAAAGACTTTATTAAGATTGATACTATTCCAGAATTATCAGTTAAATGGAGTTCTAAAATTTCTGATTCAATAATTAAGGTCAAAGAAAAAGAACTTAAAAATTGGTTGCAAAAAGAACTTAAAATAGAAATAAATTTAGTTAAATAG
- a CDS encoding response regulator: MMLSSVNTIFKITNSYDETVTTLKDNKYDLIITDAAMKGSFTFQYLEDLKKMANESPIVVMSEIDQDVIVHLAKKIGINDFISFPFTSLDIQKSINCYL; encoded by the coding sequence ATGATGTTATCATCAGTAAACACTATTTTTAAAATTACTAATTCATATGATGAAACAGTAACAACGCTTAAAGATAATAAATACGATCTTATTATTACTGATGCAGCAATGAAAGGTAGTTTTACTTTTCAATATTTAGAAGACTTAAAAAAAATGGCGAATGAATCACCCATTGTTGTAATGTCTGAAATAGATCAAGATGTTATTGTACATCTTGCTAAAAAAATAGGAATCAATGATTTTATTTCTTTTCCTTTTACTTCTTTAGATATCCAAAAATCGATTAATTGTTATTTATGA
- a CDS encoding YaiO family outer membrane beta-barrel protein: MMIFDKEIVFFRKIITVFCLFYLTIIQAQDISVNVDSLYYKANNLYKNKEYNKAFSIVNKALNIAPEYIDIRVLRIRISQQLQDLNSSKKDLLKLLSLDKSEDYKRFVFNQLNKIETTKRLTDFINEVDVFYKNNSDFDLFVAESYFRFKDIRSTRNVMYKISKRLLNDKQKYRYRLLLKKINKNQIGVYYDITTFKKEYSTQKTWHTTQLEYMNFIGMHSVGVRVTHSKRFIDDAFLYELESYPVFNQKTYGFVNVSGSSKSDFFQNLGIKSSIYYTVLKWLEVEAGFRYLSYNTDDFTSYVIGVTSYQNKFYLNARVFIGPKIGDDFIQNYQANIRYYYKSAEDYLFLRVGTGISPDESSRFTQVIPNPDLNSYYINLGATKSVGHNYNVSVRLGYLTEELSNNRVGNQLQANIGLKYRF, translated from the coding sequence ATGATGATATTTGATAAAGAGATTGTGTTTTTTAGAAAAATAATAACTGTTTTTTGTTTATTTTATTTAACGATAATTCAAGCACAAGATATTTCGGTAAATGTAGATTCTTTATATTATAAAGCTAATAATTTATACAAAAATAAAGAATATAATAAAGCATTTTCAATAGTAAATAAGGCGCTTAATATAGCTCCTGAATATATTGATATTCGTGTTTTACGTATAAGAATATCTCAACAGTTACAAGATTTAAATTCATCAAAAAAAGATTTATTAAAACTTTTATCTTTAGATAAATCTGAAGATTATAAAAGATTTGTATTTAATCAGCTAAATAAAATTGAAACGACTAAAAGACTCACCGATTTTATTAATGAAGTTGATGTGTTTTATAAGAATAATTCTGATTTTGATTTATTTGTTGCCGAATCTTATTTTCGATTTAAAGACATTCGAAGTACTAGAAATGTAATGTATAAAATAAGTAAGCGTCTATTAAATGATAAACAAAAATATAGATATCGTTTACTTCTTAAAAAAATCAATAAGAATCAGATAGGTGTTTATTACGATATAACTACTTTTAAAAAAGAATACTCAACTCAAAAAACGTGGCATACTACTCAATTAGAATACATGAATTTTATAGGGATGCATTCAGTAGGAGTACGTGTAACTCATAGCAAACGTTTTATTGATGATGCATTTTTATATGAGCTAGAATCGTATCCTGTATTTAATCAAAAAACATATGGATTTGTTAATGTTAGTGGTTCTTCTAAATCAGATTTTTTTCAAAATTTAGGGATAAAATCATCAATATATTATACTGTTTTAAAGTGGCTTGAGGTTGAAGCTGGTTTTCGTTATTTAAGTTATAATACAGATGATTTTACATCTTATGTAATTGGAGTTACTTCTTATCAAAATAAATTTTATTTAAATGCTCGTGTATTTATTGGACCCAAAATAGGTGATGATTTTATACAGAATTATCAAGCAAATATTCGTTATTATTATAAAAGTGCCGAAGATTATTTATTTTTAAGAGTAGGAACAGGTATTTCTCCTGATGAATCGTCAAGATTTACACAGGTTATACCTAATCCAGATTTAAATTCTTATTATATAAATTTAGGAGCTACAAAATCAGTAGGTCATAATTATAACGTATCAGTAAGGCTTGGTTATTTAACAGAAGAACTTAGTAATAATAGAGTAGGGAATCAATTACAAGCAAATATTGGATTAAAATATCGTTTTTGA
- a CDS encoding C1 family peptidase, with amino-acid sequence MKNLFIGAAFCFLSIGSITAQQYKFKTVEDVESTQVKSQGSTGTCWSFSTTSFLESEVIRLTGKNIDLSEMYTVRNTYSEKANNYLYRQGKAQFSQGGLAHDVINSVANYGLAPEQVFSGLDAGQDRHNHAEVVEVLKSMLNAYIKNPAKELSPRWKKATESVLDVYLGENKKTFNFDGASYTPKSFAEHIKINPENYVSLTSFQRAKMYDEFVLNIPDNFSNGAFHNVSLDELVSVTENAIKKGYTIALDCDVSEKTFSSKNGIAIIPASSSEGKKGLTELVKEKNITPSFRQSEFENFNTTDDHLMHIVGLMKDQKGNKYFKVKNSWGSKVGNKGYIYMSVPYFKLKTISVLLHKDGVSKGLKKKLNIK; translated from the coding sequence ATGAAAAACTTGTTTATCGGAGCCGCTTTTTGCTTTTTAAGTATCGGTTCAATTACAGCTCAACAATACAAATTCAAAACAGTAGAAGACGTAGAAAGTACTCAGGTAAAAAGTCAAGGAAGTACAGGTACTTGCTGGAGTTTTTCAACAACTTCATTTTTAGAATCGGAAGTTATAAGATTAACAGGTAAAAATATTGATTTATCAGAAATGTATACGGTTCGTAATACGTATTCAGAAAAAGCAAATAATTATTTATATCGTCAAGGAAAAGCACAATTTAGTCAAGGAGGTTTAGCACACGATGTAATTAATTCGGTAGCAAATTACGGGTTAGCTCCTGAGCAAGTTTTTTCAGGTTTAGATGCTGGTCAAGATAGACATAATCATGCAGAGGTTGTTGAAGTTTTAAAATCGATGTTAAACGCTTACATTAAAAATCCAGCTAAAGAGTTAAGCCCTAGATGGAAAAAAGCAACAGAAAGTGTTTTAGATGTTTATTTAGGAGAAAATAAAAAAACATTTAATTTTGATGGAGCTAGTTATACTCCAAAAAGTTTTGCAGAACACATCAAAATTAACCCTGAAAATTATGTTTCATTAACTTCTTTTCAGCGTGCAAAAATGTATGATGAATTTGTATTGAATATTCCTGATAATTTTTCAAACGGGGCATTTCATAATGTTTCATTAGATGAATTAGTTTCAGTAACAGAAAATGCTATTAAAAAAGGATATACAATTGCTTTAGATTGTGATGTTTCTGAAAAAACATTTTCATCAAAAAATGGTATTGCAATTATTCCTGCTAGCAGTTCAGAAGGTAAAAAAGGTTTAACTGAATTAGTTAAAGAAAAGAATATTACACCAAGTTTTCGTCAATCAGAATTTGAAAACTTTAATACTACGGATGATCATTTAATGCACATTGTCGGATTAATGAAAGATCAGAAAGGAAATAAGTATTTCAAAGTAAAAAATTCTTGGGGTTCAAAAGTAGGAAATAAAGGATATATTTATATGTCTGTCCCTTATTTTAAATTAAAAACAATTTCTGTATTATTACATAAAGATGGAGTTTCAAAAGGTTTAAAAAAGAAACTAAACATTAAGTAA
- a CDS encoding FAD-binding oxidoreductase — MDAWAEAYGDLAAIFVSKEEVVYTDKENGIGGFRGMKEFVVVDKIAENDIITSFYLKRKDGEPVPKFIAGQYISLNIEIPNTAHKHTRNYSMSDSNDKDYLRISVKKEVGNPDGIVSNYLHSDVAVGDTLTIGMPSGEFVLKEATQPLVLISGGIGITPVLSMFKEAVKNKNQDVIIIQCALNSDTHAFKSEIDALLGTNSKSISIYSTPLNNDVFGEDYHYQGYLTKEMLNDLGISNNSDFYFCGPTPFMASVLDILGDLNVNNDHINYEFFGPVEELSLVH, encoded by the coding sequence ATGGATGCTTGGGCAGAGGCTTATGGAGATTTAGCAGCTATTTTTGTTAGCAAAGAAGAGGTTGTTTATACTGATAAAGAAAATGGTATAGGTGGTTTTAGAGGAATGAAAGAGTTTGTAGTAGTCGATAAAATAGCCGAAAATGATATAATTACATCGTTTTATTTAAAAAGAAAAGATGGTGAACCTGTACCAAAATTTATTGCAGGGCAATATATTTCTTTAAATATCGAAATACCAAATACAGCTCATAAGCATACTCGAAATTATAGTATGTCAGATTCAAATGATAAAGATTATTTAAGAATTAGTGTTAAAAAAGAGGTTGGAAATCCTGATGGAATTGTATCAAATTATTTACATTCTGATGTTGCTGTAGGTGATACTTTAACAATAGGAATGCCTTCAGGAGAATTTGTTTTAAAAGAAGCTACCCAACCATTAGTTTTAATAAGTGGGGGTATAGGAATTACGCCTGTATTAAGTATGTTTAAAGAAGCCGTTAAAAATAAAAATCAAGATGTTATAATTATCCAATGTGCTTTAAATAGCGATACTCATGCTTTTAAAAGTGAAATTGATGCCTTATTGGGTACTAATTCAAAATCGATATCAATTTATAGCACACCTCTAAATAATGATGTTTTCGGTGAGGATTATCATTATCAAGGATATTTAACAAAAGAGATGTTAAATGATTTAGGGATTTCTAATAATAGCGATTTCTATTTTTGTGGACCAACGCCTTTTATGGCAAGTGTTTTAGATATTTTAGGTGATTTAAATGTTAATAATGATCATATAAATTATGAATTTTTTGGACCTGTAGAGGAATTATCTCTTGTTCACTAA
- a CDS encoding HPP family protein, protein MNNIVNYLLSIACFTCIYLFHKFLFNGIETTYIIAAFGASAVLVFSNNTIKHAPIKIFLSSILAAFIGVLLNEFDFDLIIKIILAISTCVLVMNLMDISYPPAGAITLIPLLSNSEIQALGYWYILYPITTGLLIIYSFSRLKDKLNTINYGK, encoded by the coding sequence ATGAATAACATAGTAAACTACTTACTATCAATAGCATGTTTTACCTGTATTTATTTGTTTCATAAATTTTTATTTAATGGAATTGAGACTACTTATATTATAGCAGCTTTTGGAGCTTCTGCAGTTTTAGTTTTTTCAAATAATACTATTAAACATGCACCGATTAAAATTTTTTTAAGTTCGATTTTAGCAGCTTTTATTGGTGTATTGTTAAATGAGTTTGATTTCGATTTAATCATTAAAATAATACTAGCAATAAGTACTTGTGTTTTAGTAATGAACTTGATGGACATTAGTTATCCACCTGCAGGAGCTATAACTCTTATTCCGTTGCTATCTAATTCAGAAATACAAGCTTTAGGGTATTGGTATATTTTATATCCAATTACAACAGGTTTGTTAATTATTTATTCATTTTCAAGACTAAAAGACAAATTAAATACAATTAATTATGGCAAGTAA
- a CDS encoding TonB-dependent receptor: MKKIFLLIIVLQTLIVVSQDKNNGVISGKIIDAKTRDVLPFVNVLVYGTTKGVVSDENGGFKITNIPLGYNKIQVSFIGYETLISDEYLVTNDNIPFVTIELKESDTNLNEVEVKANLFKKSVQSPLSLQSLGVAEIEKNPGGNRDVLKVIQSFPGVASNPGFRNDIIIRGGATSENKFYLDGIEVPVINHFQTQGATGGPVGIMNADLIRKVDFYSSAFPANRGNTLSSVIEFTQKRGNPTALNTRATLGTSDAGITLDGPLGDNTTFMLSVRQSYLQFLFKLIKLPFYQLITIFS; encoded by the coding sequence ATGAAGAAAATATTTCTATTGATAATTGTATTACAAACATTAATTGTTGTAAGTCAAGATAAAAATAATGGTGTTATTTCAGGGAAAATAATTGATGCAAAAACAAGAGATGTTCTTCCTTTTGTAAATGTGTTGGTTTATGGAACTACAAAAGGAGTTGTTTCTGATGAAAATGGTGGGTTTAAAATAACTAATATTCCTTTAGGATATAATAAAATACAAGTATCATTTATTGGTTATGAAACCTTAATTTCTGATGAATATTTAGTTACAAATGATAATATTCCGTTTGTAACCATCGAGTTAAAAGAAAGTGATACTAATTTAAACGAAGTTGAGGTAAAGGCTAATTTGTTTAAAAAATCGGTACAAAGTCCTTTGTCTTTGCAATCTTTAGGAGTTGCCGAAATTGAAAAAAACCCTGGAGGAAATAGAGATGTTTTAAAAGTAATTCAATCTTTTCCTGGTGTTGCTTCTAATCCTGGTTTTAGAAATGATATTATAATTAGAGGAGGCGCAACATCTGAAAATAAATTTTATTTAGATGGTATTGAAGTTCCTGTAATTAATCATTTTCAAACACAAGGCGCAACTGGTGGACCTGTAGGAATTATGAATGCCGATTTAATTCGTAAGGTTGATTTTTATTCGAGTGCTTTTCCTGCTAATAGAGGAAACACGTTAAGTTCGGTTATAGAATTTACACAAAAACGAGGAAATCCAACTGCTTTAAATACAAGAGCTACTTTAGGAACTTCTGATGCAGGAATTACTTTAGATGGTCCTTTAGGTGATAATACTACTTTTATGTTGTCTGTTCGTCAATCATATTTGCAGTTTTTATTCAAGCTGATAAAATTACCTTTTTACCAACTTATAACGATTTTCAGTTAA
- a CDS encoding glycosyltransferase family 2 protein, whose translation MKKKATFLNVHYIKGSHDLPSISLIAPAYNEGKTIITNVTSLLSIQYPFYELIIVNDGSSDDSMSQLINVFNLIEIPFKKNTTGISCEEIKTIYKSSIPKYVNLTVVDKLNGGRSDAINCGIIFAKSDLVLCTDADCIIEQDALLKMVRPYIQATEREVIASGGIIGLANDSVIKNGILKEVKMPKKMLPRIQIVEYIRAFLLGRMAWGHINGLMLVSGAFGLYSRHRLLEVGGLDKDTIGEDLELCIRLRKHMEDLKEPYKGLFIFLKFYVGQRLLLILKFTFHSEIVGRVAYGKQCINIESYFSIKNMVIWGSSFFRIGFSLN comes from the coding sequence ATCAAAAAAAAGGCTACTTTTTTAAACGTTCATTATATTAAAGGTTCTCATGATTTACCTTCTATAAGTTTAATAGCACCTGCTTACAATGAAGGAAAAACAATTATAACAAATGTAACATCATTATTGTCGATACAATATCCGTTCTATGAATTAATCATAGTAAATGACGGAAGTAGTGATGATTCTATGAGTCAATTAATAAATGTTTTTAATTTAATTGAAATTCCTTTTAAAAAAAATACAACAGGAATATCATGTGAAGAAATTAAAACAATTTATAAAAGTTCAATTCCAAAATATGTTAATTTAACAGTAGTAGATAAACTAAATGGAGGGCGTTCTGATGCTATTAATTGTGGGATAATTTTCGCAAAATCAGACTTGGTATTATGTACTGATGCTGATTGTATTATAGAACAAGATGCTTTATTAAAAATGGTGCGTCCTTATATTCAAGCTACAGAAAGAGAAGTAATAGCGAGTGGTGGTATTATTGGTTTAGCAAATGATTCTGTAATTAAAAATGGTATTCTTAAAGAGGTAAAAATGCCTAAAAAAATGTTACCACGTATACAAATAGTCGAATATATTAGAGCTTTTTTATTAGGTCGTATGGCTTGGGGACACATTAATGGTTTGATGCTAGTTTCAGGAGCTTTTGGCTTGTATTCTAGGCATCGATTACTTGAAGTTGGTGGACTTGACAAAGATACTATTGGTGAAGATTTAGAGCTGTGTATACGATTACGAAAACATATGGAAGACTTAAAAGAACCATATAAGGGGTTGTTTATATTCCTGAAGTTTTATGTTGGACAGAGGCTCCTCCTGATTTTAAAATTTACATTTCACAGTGAGATCGTTGGGCGCGTGGCTTATGGGAAACAATGTATAAACATAGAAAGTTATTTTTCAATAAAAAATATGGTAATATGGGGAAGTTCTTTTTTCCGTATTGGGTTTTCTTTGAATTAG
- a CDS encoding TonB-dependent receptor domain-containing protein, whose protein sequence is MNESVNDDITDEDILKRNNIVLNTVPVNSQWNYTVGASYKYFAEKSTHLVVLSRNELKNTAEKYFLNKQVPANLLLDYSSKEIETKFRYENNFSTSNNYKVNIGTNIETATYLNNTYRKVANSQAVFEDTFNSDINFIKYGVFGQISKEYLNNKLGVSFGFRIDGVDYNKEMKNSFNQFSPRLSLNYSLNDKMSLSSSVGRYYQLPSYTVLGFKDNSGEFINKKGLKYIQSDHFVSGLSYKPNTSSKITFEGFYKAYDNYPFSVRNQISLANLGADFGVVGNEEVVSNSKGRAYGFEVLAQKKSFNGLYGLASYTFVRSEFKDALGSYIPSTWDNKHLLTITAGKKLKKNWEIGTKFRLVGGRPYTPYDRKASSLKTNYDVVNGAILDFSRLNEKRFDTYTQLDLRVDKTWFLKKVAINLYVDIQNVYASSASEQPFLLPIEDADGRVSNPNDSSRYILEEIESTSGNVLPRIGVIVDF, encoded by the coding sequence TTGAATGAATCTGTAAATGATGACATAACAGATGAAGATATTTTAAAAAGAAATAATATTGTTTTAAATACTGTTCCTGTAAATAGTCAATGGAATTATACGGTTGGTGCTAGTTATAAATATTTTGCTGAAAAATCGACACATTTAGTCGTTTTAAGTAGAAATGAGCTGAAAAATACCGCTGAAAAATATTTTTTAAATAAACAAGTACCAGCAAATTTATTGTTAGATTATAGTTCTAAAGAAATAGAAACTAAATTTAGATACGAAAATAATTTTAGCACTTCAAATAATTATAAAGTCAATATAGGTACAAACATAGAAACGGCTACTTATTTAAATAATACGTATCGAAAAGTCGCAAATTCTCAAGCAGTTTTTGAAGATACTTTTAATTCGGATATCAATTTTATTAAATATGGTGTTTTTGGTCAGATATCAAAAGAATATTTAAATAATAAATTAGGTGTTTCTTTCGGATTTAGAATTGATGGTGTTGATTATAATAAAGAAATGAAAAATTCATTCAATCAATTTTCGCCAAGGCTTTCATTAAATTATAGCTTAAATGATAAAATGAGTTTAAGTTCATCGGTAGGGCGTTATTATCAATTACCGTCTTATACTGTTTTAGGGTTTAAAGATAATTCAGGAGAATTTATCAACAAAAAAGGATTAAAATATATACAGTCAGACCATTTTGTAAGTGGATTATCATACAAACCAAATACGAGTTCTAAAATTACTTTTGAAGGATTTTATAAAGCATATGATAATTATCCATTTTCAGTAAGAAATCAAATTAGTTTGGCAAATTTAGGAGCTGATTTTGGTGTTGTAGGAAATGAAGAAGTGGTTTCTAATTCAAAAGGACGCGCTTATGGTTTTGAGGTTTTGGCTCAAAAAAAATCATTTAATGGTTTATACGGATTAGCCTCATATACTTTTGTAAGAAGTGAATTTAAAGATGCTTTAGGAAGTTATATTCCTTCTACTTGGGATAATAAACATCTTTTAACAATAACGGCAGGAAAAAAATTAAAGAAAAATTGGGAAATAGGAACTAAATTTAGATTAGTTGGAGGAAGACCTTACACGCCTTATGATAGAAAAGCGTCATCATTAAAAACTAATTATGATGTTGTAAATGGAGCTATTTTAGATTTTTCAAGATTAAATGAAAAACGTTTTGATACATACACACAATTAGATTTAAGAGTTGATAAAACATGGTTTTTAAAGAAAGTAGCTATTAATTTATATGTTGATATTCAGAATGTTTACGCTAGTAGTGCTAGTGAGCAACCTTTTTTATTACCAATAGAAGATGCTGACGGAAGAGTTTCAAATCCTAATGATTCATCAAGATATATTTTAGAAGAAATAGAAAGCACATCGGGTAATGTTTTACCAAGAATTGGAGTGATTGTAGATTTTTAA